One Curtobacterium herbarum genomic window carries:
- a CDS encoding N-acetylneuraminate synthase family protein codes for MSVRIGLSTIGAGNPAYLIGEIGLNHNGDVEIAKQLIDVAADAGMQAVKFQKRTPEISTPEHMKSMPRSTPWGDMTYLDYRYRVEFDRDQYIEIGDHATLRGLDWFASPWDEPSVAFLEDLNVVAYKIASASVTDLGMLAAVAATGKPVILSTGMSTMEQIDRAVSTLGTERLVLMHATSTYPLPPEEANLRMIETLANRYAYAGVPVGYSGHEPGLQISLAAVALGATAVERHITLDRTMWGSDHAASLEPHGLRTLVRDIRIIETAMGDGVKRIFPGEQAPLAKLRRVGA; via the coding sequence ATGAGCGTCCGCATCGGCCTCTCCACCATCGGCGCGGGCAACCCCGCGTACCTCATCGGCGAGATCGGCCTGAACCACAACGGCGACGTCGAGATCGCCAAGCAGCTCATCGACGTCGCCGCCGACGCCGGCATGCAGGCCGTGAAGTTCCAGAAGCGGACGCCGGAGATCTCCACGCCCGAGCACATGAAGTCGATGCCGCGCAGCACCCCCTGGGGCGACATGACCTACCTCGACTACCGCTACCGCGTCGAGTTCGACCGCGACCAGTACATCGAGATCGGTGACCACGCGACCCTCCGCGGCCTGGACTGGTTCGCGTCGCCGTGGGACGAGCCGTCGGTCGCCTTCCTCGAGGACCTCAACGTCGTCGCCTACAAGATCGCCTCGGCGTCGGTGACGGACCTCGGCATGCTCGCCGCCGTCGCCGCGACCGGCAAGCCCGTGATCCTGTCGACCGGCATGTCGACGATGGAGCAGATCGACCGCGCCGTCTCGACCCTCGGCACCGAGCGGCTCGTGCTCATGCACGCCACCTCGACGTACCCGCTGCCCCCCGAGGAGGCGAACCTCCGCATGATCGAGACCCTCGCGAACCGCTACGCATACGCGGGCGTGCCGGTCGGGTACTCGGGTCACGAGCCCGGGCTGCAGATATCCCTGGCGGCCGTCGCGCTCGGTGCCACGGCCGTCGAGCGGCACATCACCCTCGACCGCACGATGTGGGGGTCGGACCACGCGGCCTCGCTCGAGCCGCACGGCCTCCGCACGCTGGTCCGCGACATCCGCATCATCGAGACCGCGATGGGCGACGGCGTCAAGCGCATCTTCCCCGGCGAGCAGGCGCCCCTCGCCAAGCTCCGCCGGGTGGGTGCGTGA
- a CDS encoding acylneuraminate cytidylyltransferase family protein, giving the protein MSSKPRVLAVIPARAGSKGIPGKNLRQVAGRTLVARAVAAARAAETVDEVVVSTDGDAIAAEAVAAGARVVRRPADLAGDEASSESALLHALETVATPGPEEAEHHGPEVLLFLQATSPFIDSADLDRAVGRVLEGAADSVLAAAPSHAFLWRVAEDGSAIAVNHDAATRPRRQDRAPEYRETGAFYAVRVAAFREARHRFVGRVELAVVPASTAIDIDEPHDLALASALAPLLEGGGAAAAQPAPRAGERPAPTAAAPDASARSRTSTPRAGEKPAPTAAAPGASARSRTTAAAPTATASAATSPTVTAPAPTAPEPAHTDPHPARTSAAENGAP; this is encoded by the coding sequence ATGAGCTCCAAGCCCCGTGTCCTCGCGGTGATCCCGGCGCGAGCGGGCTCGAAGGGGATCCCGGGCAAGAACCTCCGCCAGGTCGCCGGCCGCACCCTGGTCGCACGCGCGGTCGCGGCCGCCCGCGCCGCCGAGACGGTGGACGAGGTCGTGGTGAGCACCGACGGCGACGCGATCGCTGCCGAGGCGGTCGCCGCCGGGGCGCGGGTCGTCCGACGTCCGGCAGACCTCGCCGGGGACGAGGCCTCCTCGGAGTCCGCGCTCCTGCACGCCCTCGAGACGGTCGCGACCCCGGGGCCGGAGGAAGCCGAGCACCATGGTCCGGAGGTCCTCCTCTTCCTGCAGGCGACGTCGCCGTTCATCGACTCGGCCGACCTCGACCGGGCTGTCGGGCGTGTCCTCGAGGGCGCTGCCGACTCGGTCCTCGCCGCCGCCCCGTCGCACGCCTTCCTCTGGCGCGTCGCCGAGGACGGCTCAGCCATCGCCGTCAACCACGATGCCGCCACGCGCCCCCGCCGGCAGGACCGGGCACCGGAGTACCGCGAGACCGGCGCCTTCTACGCGGTCCGCGTCGCCGCCTTCCGGGAGGCCCGCCACCGCTTCGTGGGGCGCGTCGAGTTGGCCGTCGTCCCGGCCTCGACCGCGATCGACATCGACGAGCCGCACGACCTGGCCCTCGCGTCCGCGCTGGCGCCCCTCCTCGAGGGCGGCGGCGCCGCCGCGGCCCAGCCCGCTCCGCGAGCGGGCGAAAGACCAGCCCCCACCGCGGCCGCACCCGACGCTTCCGCCCGCTCACGCACCTCCACCCCGCGAGCGGGCGAAAAGCCAGCCCCCACCGCGGCCGCACCCGGCGCTTCCGCCCGCTCACGGACGACCGCCGCCGCGCCCACCGCGACCGCGTCCGCCGCGACCTCGCCCACCGTGACCGCGCCCGCGCCCACCGCACCAGAACCAGCGCACACCGACCCTCACCCCGCGCGGACCTCCGCCGCGGAGAACGGAGCACCATGA
- a CDS encoding AAA family ATPase — MAGTAGVGKTTTARRIARSVGAPHTELDGMYHGPGWTVLPDFEARVDAVTSAPTWVSEWQYRRVRPLLVERADTLVWLDLPKPVAFVRLLRRTVRRRLQRTVLWNGNVEPPLWTFFTRREHILRWGIATRNEMREQVPALAPDAPHLRIVRLRSQREIERFVGQLRTHSE; from the coding sequence GTGGCGGGAACAGCCGGCGTCGGCAAGACCACGACGGCGCGGCGGATCGCGCGGTCGGTCGGTGCGCCCCACACGGAGCTCGACGGGATGTACCACGGGCCCGGTTGGACGGTGCTGCCGGACTTCGAGGCGCGGGTGGACGCGGTGACCTCGGCTCCGACCTGGGTCTCCGAGTGGCAGTACCGGCGCGTGCGGCCGTTGCTGGTCGAGCGTGCGGACACCCTGGTCTGGCTCGACCTGCCGAAGCCAGTGGCGTTCGTCCGTCTCCTCCGACGGACGGTGCGCCGACGCCTGCAGCGCACCGTCCTGTGGAACGGCAACGTCGAACCGCCGCTGTGGACGTTCTTCACCCGCAGAGAGCACATCCTCCGCTGGGGCATCGCGACGCGGAACGAGATGCGCGAGCAGGTGCCCGCGCTGGCTCCCGACGCCCCGCACCTGCGCATCGTCCGGCTGCGGTCGCAGCGGGAGATCGAGCGGTTCGTCGGGCAGCTGCGCACGCACAGCGAATAA